The DNA sequence CTTCTAACAGAGCGAAAAGCTCTCGACAGAATGGCGAGCCGCAACTTTCGCTGGCATCAGCCCAATCGAAGACTGCCGCGGCGGCGGAGGCGGCTGCCGCGGGCACCACGCTCGGTCAGCTGGCCACTGCCCTCGGTTTTCACGCCTCTGGTGTCCAGATTCAGCCGCTCGAGGCGAGAAGTTTTGCGGGGCCTTTCGAAGAACTCCGTGACGCGACCGACAACTGGCAGGCGAAACATGGTCGGCGTCCGCGTGTGTTTCTGGTGAAAATGGGCCCCCTCGCGCAGCATACGGCTCGGGCTGCGTATGCGAAGAATTTCTTTGAAGTCGGCGGCTTTGAAGTGGTGACCGACGACGGATTTCAGACGGATGCCGACGCTTCGGTCGCCTCGTTCCGCGAAAGCGGCGCCTCGATCGGTGTGATCTGTTCCTCTGACAAACTCTATCCGGAACTCGTGCCGAAGGTCGCGCGCGAGCTCCGGGCAGCCGGCGCGCGGTCGGTCGTGTTGGCAGGTAATCCGGGAGACAACGAAGCGACCTGGCGCGATGCTGGCGTTGATCGGTTTATTTTCAAGAAGTGCGATGTGCTTGCCACGCTGCGAGAAATGCTCCAAGAGGAAGGAGTGTTGACGACATGACAACCATCCCCGATTTCGCGGTTGTGCCCCTGAACTCCACCGCCGGCCGACATGCGAGCAGGAAGGATTGGACCGACCTGGTCGGTGAGCCGCAGCAGCTGCCCGCGTGGCAGACTCCTGAGAAGATTCCCGTCCAAGCGCTCTACTCCGCGGCTGATCTGGAGGACGTCGACCATCTCGAATCGATGCCGGGCTTCCCGCCTTTTCTGCGCGGGCCGTACGCCACGATGTACGTCACGCGCCCCTGGACCGTGCGGCAGTACGCCGGCTTTTCCACTGCCAAGGACTCCAATGATTTTTACCGACGCAATTTGGCTGCCGGGCAGATGGGGTTGAGTATTGCCTTCGACCTGGCCACGCATCGCGGTTACGACTCCGACCATCCCCGCGTTGTCGGCGACGTGGGCATGGCGGGCGTGGCGATCGACAGCATTGTGGACATGCGCACCCTCTTTCAGGGCATTCCCTTGGATCGCATGAGCGTGTCGATGACGATGAACGGCGCCGTGCTGCCGATCATGGCGCTGTACATCGTGGCGGCCCAAGAGCAGGGCGTGTCACCCGAGCAGCTCGCCGGCACGATTCAGAACGATATTCTCAAAGAATTCATGGTCCGCAACACCTACATCTACCCTCCTGAGCCAAGCATCCGCATCATTGCGGACATCTTTGACTATACCAGCCGGCGGATGCCCAAGTTCAACAGCATCAGCATTAGCGGTTACCACATGCAAGAGGCCGGGGCCACGGCCGACCTGGAGCTCGCTTACACTCTGGCGGACGGATTGGAGTACGTGCGGACCGGCATCAAAGCGGGTTTGGAGGTCGACGCCTTCTGCCCAAGACTCTCCTTCTTCTGGGCAATCGGGATGAACTACTTCATGGAGGTGGCCAAGCTGCGGGCCGCACGCATGATCTGGGCCAAGCTCATCAAGCAGTTCGAACCCAAAAACCCCAAAAGTCTGTCGCTCAGAACCCATTGCCAAACCAGCGGTTGGAGTCTCACGGCGCAAGACGTCTATAACACCGTCGTTCGCACCTGCCTGGAAGCGATGGCCGCTACGCACGGTCATACGCAATCGCTGCACACCAACGCGCTCGACGAGGCGGTGGCCCTGCCGACCGACTTCTCGGCACGCATCGCACGCAACACGCAGCTGTTTCTGCAGCAGGAGACCGACACCTGCGACGTGGTCGACGCCTGGGGAGGCAGCTACTATGTAGAGAAACTCACCCACGACCTGGCCTGCCGCGAACTCGATGCCTAAAAGCAGAGTGAGGAAGGCAATATAATAGATCACCATGGTGTGGGTTGAAATGACGTACGCCATGACTGTGGCCGGCGCGGCACCAGCTCTCCACAGTTCACCTGCTGTAGCCAGTGCCGTGCTTCGACGGGGCGAATGGGTGGCCCCCATGCCCAAGGCGGCCACGACTGCACGCAAGGATCCCTGAGCCTCGAGGGTCCGTCGGCGCAGGGGATTGTGAGCCTTCAGGGCCAGCAAGCCCCATACCAGCAGGCCCGGCACCCAGACCCAGTACATCATCTGGAAGATATGCTTAGAGAGAAAATACGAATAGGTAAGGCCCTCTCGGGCAAATTCAGCCATCAGAACCTCTTGGCCTCCTTCTCATTCCCTCAACGAGCCCGAAGAGTTCTCCGTTACTGCGCCTCGAAGGACTCCAGGCGGAGCGCTACTGGGTCGCCCTCCTCCACCGAGCCCATAACGAGAATCTCTTTCCCTTCAAGCTCTGCTCTGACCTGCAGGTTCTTAAGGACGTCGTTGTCGATGAGCGCGAAGGTCTGCGCGCTACCAGCGGCCTGGAAGACCGGGCTCCCTCCGCGGCTTGCCACCATCCCCCGCACCCTGGCCTTCATCCACGTGGGGGTAAAGCCGGTATCTTTAATGGCGCCTCGCAGGAGCTCCGGCTTCAGGGGAGCCCCCTCTTTCAGCGTAATCGTCCCCATCGCATCTTCTAAACTGACCTCAACTTTATCCACGCCTTCCAGGCGGGCGAGGGCCTTACGGGCCCCGTAAGCTCACGTGGGTCAGACCATGCCGTCGATGCCCATGGTCACCTGGACGGCCTGAGCCTGGGCCGCCGTCGGGAACACCATCCCCGCCACGAGCAGGCCTGCGAGCATAAGCCAGATGAACCGGTATTTTGCCATGACCTGTTTTCTCCTTCACCAAAGTGGTTAAAATAAGTAGCGCAGCCCTAAGAGGACATTGTAGTCCGTCTCCGGCTGCGTTCCGTTAAGCTCTTGCACGACTGGAAGTTGGACCGAGCCCTCAACAATAACCGTGTTGATTAGGAACTGGAGTCCCGGAGCGACGAAAATGGTGTCGCCCCCCGAGTTTTCCACCTTCCGGCCGGCGAGCTCGTGTTTCTCCACGTGCTTTCCGTTGAGCTCCACGGTGAGGTTGAGCTGGGAGTTTTCAATTTGAGGCGGAAAAATCTGATACTGGTACGTGAGGTCATAGCGGACGGTATCGCCGAGCTCGAACTCCTCACCTTTGGTGTTTATCTGGTACTGCGCCCCGCCTTCGAGGCTGTGGGTGCGTCCGGTCCGCCCGAGGGCTACCCCGAAGAACGGATCGACGGAGCCAGAGCCCAGCTGAAGCGAGATGGGCAGGAGGGCCCCGAGGTTATCCCTCTCGCTATCCGAGCCCGTCGGGACCTCCAGTCCCCCAAAGACCGCCGCCTGAGTAACCCCGAACGGAACGTCCTTGTGCCAAAACCGGTATTTACCCGTCACCCGGACGTCGCCCAGCCCGTGGGTGGAGCGGACGGAGGTCGTCCCGCCGCTGGTCACCTTCAGCCGCTTCTCCACGTAGGGAACCGCCACCGCCAGCGTGGCATCGGGCATGATCTGGTACTGGGCGATAGCCGGAATCCTGTATATATCAAGCTCTTTCGAGCCGTCTTCCTTGTGGACCAGCTCCCCGAAGGTCCTGAGAGCCGTTCCCTCCACAAAGGTCGTCCGGGGAGAAAGCCCCCGAATGGGGGCCGCCCACGACTCAATCGGGAGGAGCGACAGTAGGAGAACCAGCAGAGTTACCAGCCTAATGGCGCCAATTCCTTTCACGACCACGTCCTCACTCGACTCCGACTCCCACCTCCCGCAGGACCGCCTCGCTCACGGTAGAGCGCGTGCAGCACTCCGCCAGACGGCCGTCAACCACCACAGCCGGGACGGCGTTGACGCCGTATCCCCGGGCCCGGCTTACGGCCTCGCCGTCGGCCCTGAGATCGTGGACCACAACCTCGCAGGATGGGCAGGCGAGCCCCTTAACCAGCGCGACCGCATCCTCGCACAGCGGGCATCCCGCCGTGAAGACTTCCACCTGTCGTTTCACCGATGTCATTAGTGTTTCCTCCTTTGCTGTTGGTATCGGCCGAGCCCTTGAAAAGAAGGGCAACGACGCTTTATATTCTGAATATAGAGATTCCAGCTAACTGGAAGGTCAAGAAGAAAAGGGAAAAAAGGAGAAAAAAAATGGCCGATGGGCAAAAATTATTGATCGGCGAGGCGGCTAGGCGGGCGGACCTCAACCCGAAAACCATCAGGTTCTACGAGGAGATGGGCCTGATCTCACCGCTGGGGCGCACTCCCAAGGGCTATCGCCTCTTTGACGAGGAGGCGGTATCCCGTCTAGGCTTCATAAAGAAGGCTCAGGCCCTCGGCTTCACCCTGACGGAGATCGGCGAGATTCTGGCTCTCAGGGACGGCGGGGCCATGCCGTGCGACCACGTGGAGGTCGAGGTGACCCGCAAGGTGGCGGCTATCGAGGAGCGGATCGCCGAGCTTACCCGCCTCAAGACTTCTCTGGAGACCCTCCTTGAGAGGTGGAAGGAGGCGGAAGCCTCCGGCGCCGCCGTCTGCCCCCGCATCGAGTGGACCTAGCGCAACAAAAACCGGATCGCCACAATAAGGATTGCCGCCATGACGACCCGCTGGAGAGTCGCCTCGGGGAGGCGCATGAGGCCTCTTCGGCCGATCCAGGCCCCGGCGAAGGCGCATACAACGAGCGGCGGGACCAGCCAGTAGAGCTCGGCAGGCAGCGCCCCCCATGGCAGGTAGACCGAGAGGCGGGCAGTATCGACGGCCACGGCGATGGCGGCCGAGGTCCCGATGTAGGCCTCCTTGCTGAGCGGCGTGGCGATGAGGAAGGCCCCTCGGATGGCCCCTCCGAGGCCGATGAGCCCGCTGGTGAAGCCCGAAAGGATCCCTCCGACGACGAGGGCCTTATCGCTCGTCGGCACCCGCCAGGAGCGGCCCGCGAGCGACGAGACGGCGTAGGCCCCAAGAAAGAGGCCGAAGGCGAGCCGTAAAGGCCGAGTCCCCGAAAGCATGGTCAACAGAAACGCCCCCAATGCCGCGGCCAGCAGGCTCGGCGCGCCGTAGATAGCCGCCGTTCGCCGGTCGACATGGCTCCGCATGAACCAGAGACGGGAGGCATTGGCGAGGAAGTGGAAGATGGCCACCAGGACGATGGCTGGCTCGAGCGCGACAAACAGGGTCGTGAAGGGCAGCAGCACCGTGGCCGTGCCGAACCCTGTCACCGCCGCCATGGCCGAGGCGAAGAGAGCGACGGCGAAGAAAGCTGAAGCGGCGATAAAACCCATGGGACACCCCGAGGCTACGGTCCGTCTGATAACG is a window from the Nitrospinota bacterium genome containing:
- a CDS encoding heavy metal-responsive transcriptional regulator, translating into MADGQKLLIGEAARRADLNPKTIRFYEEMGLISPLGRTPKGYRLFDEEAVSRLGFIKKAQALGFTLTEIGEILALRDGGAMPCDHVEVEVTRKVAAIEERIAELTRLKTSLETLLERWKEAEASGAAVCPRIEWT
- a CDS encoding transporter, whose protein sequence is MKGIGAIRLVTLLVLLLSLLPIESWAAPIRGLSPRTTFVEGTALRTFGELVHKEDGSKELDIYRIPAIAQYQIMPDATLAVAVPYVEKRLKVTSGGTTSVRSTHGLGDVRVTGKYRFWHKDVPFGVTQAAVFGGLEVPTGSDSERDNLGALLPISLQLGSGSVDPFFGVALGRTGRTHSLEGGAQYQINTKGEEFELGDTVRYDLTYQYQIFPPQIENSQLNLTVELNGKHVEKHELAGRKVENSGGDTIFVAPGLQFLINTVIVEGSVQLPVVQELNGTQPETDYNVLLGLRYLF
- a CDS encoding thioredoxin family protein, with the protein product MTSVKRQVEVFTAGCPLCEDAVALVKGLACPSCEVVVHDLRADGEAVSRARGYGVNAVPAVVVDGRLAECCTRSTVSEAVLREVGVGVE
- a CDS encoding methylmalonyl-CoA mutase — protein: SNRAKSSRQNGEPQLSLASAQSKTAAAAEAAAAGTTLGQLATALGFHASGVQIQPLEARSFAGPFEELRDATDNWQAKHGRRPRVFLVKMGPLAQHTARAAYAKNFFEVGGFEVVTDDGFQTDADASVASFRESGASIGVICSSDKLYPELVPKVARELRAAGARSVVLAGNPGDNEATWRDAGVDRFIFKKCDVLATLREMLQEEGVLTT
- a CDS encoding sulfite exporter TauE/SafE family protein: MGFIAASAFFAVALFASAMAAVTGFGTATVLLPFTTLFVALEPAIVLVAIFHFLANASRLWFMRSHVDRRTAAIYGAPSLLAAALGAFLLTMLSGTRPLRLAFGLFLGAYAVSSLAGRSWRVPTSDKALVVGGILSGFTSGLIGLGGAIRGAFLIATPLSKEAYIGTSAAIAVAVDTARLSVYLPWGALPAELYWLVPPLVVCAFAGAWIGRRGLMRLPEATLQRVVMAAILIVAIRFLLR